One Cyprinus carpio isolate SPL01 chromosome B25, ASM1834038v1, whole genome shotgun sequence genomic region harbors:
- the LOC109090848 gene encoding non-muscle caldesmon-like isoform X1, translated as MEYKTSKNSNLGEERTVSSAIMRRSSSKKGLQNLLRVTAQRSIEDAEEIERERRRRARESFRNQQSLSGSAGSPQDSVNPPETSLYESEFKPSNPTAVDEDEGFSDWTQKLERRTRSRMAENGSGEQLQQEEKDGNERSTQSDKSSFTTSIKCQKIQDREDEEKRPERRSSAETRMEISERVSSPRSEEWHDDSKRRQQEIKPLMENKMKEERKEVKVSYTSKVFLQQDRTPNGNGEAAAEEMTSHLVKTKRSPSRTVDADQVFETKKDMHAGLETELKLEKIRRSHQEKESQEMEQLRQRQAEAELELEELKKKREERRKAREEEERKKEEEEQQKLTKKEEDKRQMKEDIERRRMEAAEKRMKNPTDGDDPFNPLNPISPTFKITERTESLNRSLKKSNSFKKTQRPVLLPKIDDKLEQYTHAIEISSKDAKLTKSAAADMPSVSAPVASKKNLFEAGEAMSQSSPKGTPLKDTECVKVGVANLINHWVKGSPEGGNRHSPSPPSDVKPGDVLQKKNMWEIIGEGSAGERSGLGGKGSSSGKRYKFVVTGHGKYEKIATDGNHYNIYPNEKSSEFSSDRL; from the exons AGTGACGGCTCAGCGAAGTATCGAAGATGCTGAGGAGATCGAGAGAGAAAGGCGGCGTCGGGCCCGGGAATCCTTCCGCAATCAACAAAGCCTGTCTGGATCTGCCGGTTCCCCTCAGGACAGTGTGAACCCACCTGAGACCAGCCT ctaTGAAAGTGAATTCAAACCTAGCAATCCGACTGCTGTGGATGAGGATGAAGGTTTCAGTGACTGGACCCAAAAGCTGGAACGGAGAACAAGGTCCAGAATGGCTGAGAACGGCAGTGGAGAACAGTTACAACAGGAGGAGAAAGACGGGAATGAGAGATCTACACAAAGTGACAAAAGCAGCTTCACCACTTCTATAAAGTGTCAGAAAATACAGGACAGAGAGGACGAGGAGAAAAGACCAGAGAGGAGGAGCAGCGCTGAGACACGAATGGAGATCAGTGAGAGGGTGAGCAGCCCGAGATCAGAGGAATGGCATGACGACAGCAAAAGAAGACAACAGGAAATAAAACCACTGATGGAGAACAAG ATGAAAGAGGAGAGGAAGGAGGTGAAGGTGTCATACACGTCAAAAGTATTCCTACAGCAAGACAGAACGCCTAATGGCAATGGAGAGGCAGCTGcagaggaaatgacatcacatcTGGTCAAAACCAAAAGATCACCCAG CAGGACTGTAGATGCAGATCAGGTCTTTGAGACTAAGAAGGACATGCACGCTGGTCTGGAGACGGAGCTGAAGCTGGAGAAGATCAGACGTAGCCACCAAGAGAAGGAGAGTCAGGAAATGGAGCAGCTACGGCAGCGTCAAGCCGAGGCTGAGCTGGAGCTGGAGGAActgaagaagaagagagaggaaCGACGCAAGGCTCGTGAAGAGGAGGAAcggaagaaagaggaagaggaacagCAGAAACTAACCAAAAAAGAG GAGGACAAGAGACAGATGAAGGAGGACATTGAGAGGAGGAGAATGGAAGCAGCGGAGAAGAGAATGAAGAATCCCACAGATGGTGATGATCCCTTTAACCCTCTAAACCCAATAAGTCCAACTTTCAAG ATCACAGAGAGAACAGAATCCTTGAATCGATCTTTAAAGAAGAG TAACAGTTTCAAGAAGACCCAGAGACCTGTCCTTCTGCCCAAGATTGATGACAAACTGGAACAATACACTCATGCAATTGAG ATCTCCTCTAAAGACGCAAAACTGACTAAGTCAGCAGCAGCTGACATGCCCAGTGTCTCTGCTCCGGTGGCCTCCAAAAAAAACCTGTTTGAAGCAGGAGAGGCCATGAGTCAAAGCAGCCCGAAAGGAACGCCTTTGAAG GATACAGAATGTGTGAAAGTGGGTGTAGCAAACCTGATCAACCATTGGGTGAAAGGAAGTCCAGAAGGAGGGAACAGACACTCCCCTTCCCCACCATCT GATGTTAAACCTGGAGATGTTCTGCAGAAAAAGAACATGTGGGAAATTATTGGAGAAGGTTCTGCAGGAGAGAGATCAGGACTAGGAGGAAAG GGCTCCTCCTCGGGTAAACGGTACAAGTTTGTTGTGACAGGCCACGGAAAATACGAGAAGATTGCCACTGATGGTAATCATTACAATATCTACCCGAATGAAAAATCAA gtgaatTTTCCAGCGATCGCTTGTGA
- the LOC109090848 gene encoding non-muscle caldesmon-like isoform X2: MEYKTSKNSNLGEERTVSSAIMRRSSSKKGLQNLLRVTAQRSIEDAEEIERERRRRARESFRNQQSLSGSAGSPQDSVNPPETSLYESEFKPSNPTAVDEDEGFSDWTQKLERRTRSRMAENGSGEQLQQEEKDGNERSTQSDKSSFTTSIKCQKIQDREDEEKRPERRSSAETRMEISERVSSPRSEEWHDDSKRRQQEIKPLMENKMKEERKEVKVSYTSKVFLQQDRTPNGNGEAAAEEMTSHLVKTKRSPRTVDADQVFETKKDMHAGLETELKLEKIRRSHQEKESQEMEQLRQRQAEAELELEELKKKREERRKAREEEERKKEEEEQQKLTKKEEDKRQMKEDIERRRMEAAEKRMKNPTDGDDPFNPLNPISPTFKITERTESLNRSLKKSNSFKKTQRPVLLPKIDDKLEQYTHAIEISSKDAKLTKSAAADMPSVSAPVASKKNLFEAGEAMSQSSPKGTPLKDTECVKVGVANLINHWVKGSPEGGNRHSPSPPSDVKPGDVLQKKNMWEIIGEGSAGERSGLGGKGSSSGKRYKFVVTGHGKYEKIATDGNHYNIYPNEKSSEFSSDRL; this comes from the exons AGTGACGGCTCAGCGAAGTATCGAAGATGCTGAGGAGATCGAGAGAGAAAGGCGGCGTCGGGCCCGGGAATCCTTCCGCAATCAACAAAGCCTGTCTGGATCTGCCGGTTCCCCTCAGGACAGTGTGAACCCACCTGAGACCAGCCT ctaTGAAAGTGAATTCAAACCTAGCAATCCGACTGCTGTGGATGAGGATGAAGGTTTCAGTGACTGGACCCAAAAGCTGGAACGGAGAACAAGGTCCAGAATGGCTGAGAACGGCAGTGGAGAACAGTTACAACAGGAGGAGAAAGACGGGAATGAGAGATCTACACAAAGTGACAAAAGCAGCTTCACCACTTCTATAAAGTGTCAGAAAATACAGGACAGAGAGGACGAGGAGAAAAGACCAGAGAGGAGGAGCAGCGCTGAGACACGAATGGAGATCAGTGAGAGGGTGAGCAGCCCGAGATCAGAGGAATGGCATGACGACAGCAAAAGAAGACAACAGGAAATAAAACCACTGATGGAGAACAAG ATGAAAGAGGAGAGGAAGGAGGTGAAGGTGTCATACACGTCAAAAGTATTCCTACAGCAAGACAGAACGCCTAATGGCAATGGAGAGGCAGCTGcagaggaaatgacatcacatcTGGTCAAAACCAAAAGATCACCCAG GACTGTAGATGCAGATCAGGTCTTTGAGACTAAGAAGGACATGCACGCTGGTCTGGAGACGGAGCTGAAGCTGGAGAAGATCAGACGTAGCCACCAAGAGAAGGAGAGTCAGGAAATGGAGCAGCTACGGCAGCGTCAAGCCGAGGCTGAGCTGGAGCTGGAGGAActgaagaagaagagagaggaaCGACGCAAGGCTCGTGAAGAGGAGGAAcggaagaaagaggaagaggaacagCAGAAACTAACCAAAAAAGAG GAGGACAAGAGACAGATGAAGGAGGACATTGAGAGGAGGAGAATGGAAGCAGCGGAGAAGAGAATGAAGAATCCCACAGATGGTGATGATCCCTTTAACCCTCTAAACCCAATAAGTCCAACTTTCAAG ATCACAGAGAGAACAGAATCCTTGAATCGATCTTTAAAGAAGAG TAACAGTTTCAAGAAGACCCAGAGACCTGTCCTTCTGCCCAAGATTGATGACAAACTGGAACAATACACTCATGCAATTGAG ATCTCCTCTAAAGACGCAAAACTGACTAAGTCAGCAGCAGCTGACATGCCCAGTGTCTCTGCTCCGGTGGCCTCCAAAAAAAACCTGTTTGAAGCAGGAGAGGCCATGAGTCAAAGCAGCCCGAAAGGAACGCCTTTGAAG GATACAGAATGTGTGAAAGTGGGTGTAGCAAACCTGATCAACCATTGGGTGAAAGGAAGTCCAGAAGGAGGGAACAGACACTCCCCTTCCCCACCATCT GATGTTAAACCTGGAGATGTTCTGCAGAAAAAGAACATGTGGGAAATTATTGGAGAAGGTTCTGCAGGAGAGAGATCAGGACTAGGAGGAAAG GGCTCCTCCTCGGGTAAACGGTACAAGTTTGTTGTGACAGGCCACGGAAAATACGAGAAGATTGCCACTGATGGTAATCATTACAATATCTACCCGAATGAAAAATCAA gtgaatTTTCCAGCGATCGCTTGTGA
- the LOC109090845 gene encoding proteoglycan 4-like translates to MAVNIGNAAQAGLLSQQYPPPLFPKPGKENVRLQKLLKKTAKKKAAAQASQPSVPFRSSLSPVNEASPDLEHSDHSTPPKTPETPYYIGTVHPRFNVRPLYQHVSSPYPHHRGFTYGKTARFSPQPYAAPQRLSPAFQYTASPVPGLDTHEPVPVTILQTSKRLEVSSNLTTHVTSKSPSPQPATLNVSRTAKPLFEVPQITNYTAKSVGVRTPHASPTRSKTPTAELLRGPTPTFEVRRIVTPTSEIKRDRTPTREIRRVTTPTFEVKRITTPTSEIKKSQTPTSEVKKETIPCSEMNRVSTPASEIKQNATLTPETKWGTTPMLEAKGATTPTRLKTPTFDFNSTKTLSGHPKTPSDHVLRVRVPVIEISRPNPLLFAVSPVHMEGRRSKTPTSSLTGPHDEMYKISNQVNDTSRSEISQNGDIDVKSTEPLQEKLDKATENLSKLESSKPKAQIQESPNEQPKPKTPTTPKTEPAQPALSSVGYQKTLSRVPSFTGQRPKTPTAPKSKPTYYGLTPSEYVAHGGIKSYTPSFSISTPAAPLSAEATHLPKQEPVVPQPDANVTMMNDKSEEEPKEQVEVQPPQAGVVKEETAVVAPPPEVPKLASEPEANSVRDIPKSTVPELKAKIPDVKIPTIVVSVGDTLPSEAKAEPISTVKPRVRTPTYGSPRLSQMTPTPPTVKVTPKSDSKAVLLSDQDVGKPALPKVSEGKVNAETTKVTEKPTEAKLSLLERIKKQKLEAASSEKPPEKGEVKDVVKPPAKPKEDQKNLETKDTEPEKFDRVETKAIPQQEIRSAVEKKEESEEGSSLTAEPLLKVMQKPKGMKSKLSGWSRLKKHMVVEAEEPKFPEAEPVSKKDVPASADQNVTEMQNKSEDRATPTDSQDSRDSPRAAKMWDAVLFQMFSTKENILQQIEANKTEEQKKMEAEQKMPKEIPTFAHRLPVLLYSPRFDARRLREATSRPATKIATVFEMGLIGRKNKEEEPKDFNRTAKGFSTS, encoded by the coding sequence ATGGCTGTCAATATTGGCAATGCTGCCCAGGCAGGCCTGCTTTCCCAGCAATACCCCCCACCTTTGTTTCCCAAACCTGGGAAAGAAAATGTCCGGCTCCAGAAACTACTCAAGAAGACAGCAAAGAAAAAAGCTGCAGCCCAGGCCTCCCAACCGTCGGTCCCCTTCCGCTCAAGCCTCTCTCCAGTAAATGAAGCAAGCCCTGACTTGGAGCACAGTGATCACTCAACTCCTCCTAAGACTCCAGAGACACCTTACTACATTGGCACGGTACACCCACGCTTCAATGTCCGACCACTGTATCAGCATGTGTCGTCTCCTTATCCTCATCACAGAGGATTCACTTACGGCAAGACGGCAAGGTTTTCACCACAACCATATGCGGCTCCCCAACGCCTGTCTCCAGCATTTCAATACACAGCCTCACCAGTACCAGGACTTGACACACATGAACCTGTTCCGGTCACTATTCTACAAACTTCAAAAAGATTGGAAGTCAGCTCAAATCTTACCACTCATGTAACCTCTAAATCTCCAAGCCCTCAGCCAGCTACTTTAAATGTTTCTAGAACAGCAAAACCATTGTTTGAAGTTCCTCAAATCACCAATTACACAGCAAAGTCAGTAGGTGTGAGAACACCTCATGCATCACCAACAAGGAGTAAAACACCTACTGCAGAGTTACTGAGAGGCCCAACGCCAACATTTGAGGTTAGAAGGATAGTGACACCAACATCTGAAATTAAAAGAGACAGAACACCAACCAGAGAGATCAGAAGGGTTACAACACCAACATTTGAAGTCAAGAGGATTACAACCCCAACTTCAGAAATTAAGAAAAGCCAAACTCCAACTTCTGAAGTCAAGAAAGAGACAATTCCATGTTCTGAAATGAATAGGGTCAGTACTCCTGCTTCAGAGATTAAACAAAATGCAACACTGACACCTGAGACAAAATGGGGCACAACTCCAATGCTTGAGGCAAAGGGGGCTACAACACCAACAAGATTAAAGACACCGACATTTGACTTTAATTCAACAAAAACACTTTCAGGGCATCCCAAGACACCTTCAGATCATGTGTTACGTGTTAGAGTACCTGTGATTGAGATTTCAAGACCAAATCCACTTTTATTTGCTGTGTCTCCTGTGCACATGGAGGGCAGAAGATCCAAAACTCCAACCTCAAGTTTGACTGGTCCACACgatgaaatgtataaaatatcaaatcaagtgaATGACACCAGTCGTTCAGAAATATCGCAAAATGGGGACATAGATGTCAAATCAACTGAACCCTTACAAGAAAAGCTGGATAAGGCCACAGAAAACCTGTCAAAACTTGAGTCATCAAAGCCAAAGGCCCAAATACAGGAAAGCCCAAATGAACAGCCAAAGCCTAAAACCCCAACAACACCCAAGACTGAACCTGCACAGCCTGCTTTATCCTCAGTTGGGTATCAAAAAACGTTATCTAGAGTCCCTTCATTTACAGGTCAAAGACCCAAAACACCAACAGCACCTAAATCCAAACCAACATATTATGGATTGACTCCCTCTGAATATGTTGCCCATGGAGGAATAAAGAGTTACACACCCAGTTTTAGCATTTCTACACCAGCTGCACCACTAAGTGCAGAGGCAACTCATCTTCCAAAACAGGAACCAGTAGTACCTCAACCTGATGCAAATGTGACCATGATGAATGACAAGTCTGAGGAAGAGCCTAAAGAACAAGTTGAAGTCCAGCCACCTCAGGCTGGTGTTGTTAAAGAGGAAACCGCTGTGGTGGCTCCACCTCCAGAGGTTCCAAAGTTAGCATCTGAGCCAGAAGCAAACTCTGTAAGGGACATTCCCAAGTCAACTGTGCCagaattaaaagcaaaaattccTGATGTTAAAATTCCAACTATTGTGGTATCTGTAGGTGACACACTACCATCAgaagcaaaagcagagccaataaGTACCGTGAAACCAAGAGTCAGAACTCCAACCTATGGATCTCCCAGACTTTCCCAAATGACACCAACCCCTCCAACTGTGAAGGTAACTCCAAAATCTGATAGTAAGGCTGTGCTATTATCTGACCAAGATGTGGGAAAGCCAGCTCTTCCAAAGGTGTCAGAAGGTAAAGTTAATGCAGAAACAACCAAAGTAACAGAGAAGCCAACAGAGGCAAAACTGTCTTTGTTAGAGAGAATTAAGAAGCAGAAGCTTGAAGCTGCTTCTTCTGAAAAACCTCCTGAAAAAGGAGAGGTTAAAGATGTGGTTAAGCCACCGGCTAAACCAAAAGAAGACCAAAAGAACCTTGAAACAAAGGATACCGAACCTGAAAAGTTTGACAGAGTGGAGACAAAAGCTATCCCACAACAGGAGATCAGGTCTGCAGTGGAAAAGAAGGAGGAGAGTGAGGAAGGCTCCTCCCTAACTGCAGAGCCTCTCTTGAAGGTGATGCAGAAACCAAAAGGCATGAAGTCAAAACTCAGTGGCTGGTCTCGCCTTAAGAAACATATGGTAGTTGAAGCAGAGGAGCCCAAGTTTCCAGAGGCAGAGCCTGTGTCAAAGAAAGATGTCCCTGCCAGTGCTGAtcaaaatgtaactgaaatgcaaaataagTCTGAAGACAGAGCTACGCCTACAGACAGCCAGGACAGTAGAGACTCCCCAAGGGCAGCAAAAATGTGGGATGCTGTCCTCTTCCAAATGTTCTCCACTAAAGAGAATATATTGCAACAAATTGAAGCCAATAAAACCGAGGAGCAAAAAAAGATGGAGGCAGAACAGAAAATGCCAAAAGAGATTCCCACTTTTGCGCATCGTTTGCCAGTTCTTCTGTACAGCCCGCGGTTTGATGCCAGACGACTAAGAGAGGCAACTTCGCGACCAGCAACAAAGATTGCAACAGTTTTTGAAATGGGACTCATAGGCCgcaaaaataaagaagaagaaccAAAAGACTTTAATAGAACAGCCAAAGGCTTCAGTACTTCTTAA
- the tnnt3a gene encoding troponin T type 3a (skeletal, fast) isoform X3, with the protein MGCFHRSSVTITERLFHACTFAELYNQSLPAGNSLLSSFLRVLKSTITMSDTEEVEHFEEEKPKFKPSAPKIPDGEKVDFDDIQKKRLNKDTLELQGLIDTHFEQRKKEEQELIALKERMEKRRAERAEQQRIRTEKDKERQARREEERRRKEEEDAKKKAEEDAKKKSALSGMGSNYSSHLQKADAKKGGKKQTEREKKKKILADRRKPLNVDHLNEDKLRDKAQELFEWIKTLEAEKFEHMERLKRQKYEVTTLRRRVEELSKFSKKGAASRRRK; encoded by the exons ATGGGATGTTTTCACAGATCAAGTGTCACTATAACAGAAAGACTTTTTCATGCCTGCACGTTTGCTGAACTTTACAACCAGTCTCTGCCAGCAGGGAATTCACTTCTTTCATCTTTTCTGAG GG tctTAAAGTCCACTATCACCATGTCAGACACAGAGGAGGT cgAGCATTTTGAGG AAGAGAAGCCAAAGTTCAA GCCATCAGCACCTAAGATCCCAGATGGAGAAAAAGTGGACTTTGAT GACATTCAGAAGAAACGTCTCAACAAGGATACTCTTGAGCTGCAGGGCCTCATCGATACTCACTTCGAGCAAAGGAAGAAGGAGGAGCAGGAATTGATCGCCCTCAAGGAAAGAATG GAGAAGCGCAGAGCTGAGAGGGCAGAGCAGCAGAGGATCCGAACTGAAAAGGATAAGGAGCGCCAGGCCAGACGTGAG GAGGAGAGGCGAAGGAAAGAGGAGGAAGATGCCAAGAAGAAGGCAGAGGAAGACGCCAAGAAGAAGTCAGCTCTGTCTGGTATGGGCTCCAACTACAGCAGCCATCTGCAGAAG GCCGATGCCAAGAAAGGTGGCaagaaacaaacagagagagagaagaagaaaaagatccTGGCTGATAGACGCAAACCACTCAACGTTGACCATCTCAACGAGGACAAACTGAG GGACAAAGCGCAGGAGCTGTTTGAATGGATTAAGACCCTGGAGGCTGAGAAATTTGAGCACATGGAGAGGTTGAAGAGACAGAAGTATGAG GTTACTACACTGCGCAGGAGAGTGGAGGAGCTCAGCAAATT CAGCAAGAAGGGCGCCGCCTCTCGTCGCAGAAAGTAA
- the tnnt3a gene encoding troponin T type 3a (skeletal, fast) isoform X1 has protein sequence MSDTEEVEHFEGEEEKPKFKPSAPKIPDGEKVDFDDIQKKRLNKDTLELQGLIDTHFEQRKKEEQELIALKERMEKRRAERAEQQRIRTEKDKERQARREEERRRKEEEDAKKKAEEDAKKKSALSGMGSNYSSHLQKADAKKGGKKQTEREKKKKILADRRKPLNVDHLNEDKLRDKAQELFEWIKTLEAEKFEHMERLKRQKYEVTTLRRRVEELSKFSKKGAASRRRK, from the exons ATGTCAGACACAGAGGAGGT cgAGCATTTTGAGG GGGAAG AAGAGAAGCCAAAGTTCAA GCCATCAGCACCTAAGATCCCAGATGGAGAAAAAGTGGACTTTGAT GACATTCAGAAGAAACGTCTCAACAAGGATACTCTTGAGCTGCAGGGCCTCATCGATACTCACTTCGAGCAAAGGAAGAAGGAGGAGCAGGAATTGATCGCCCTCAAGGAAAGAATG GAGAAGCGCAGAGCTGAGAGGGCAGAGCAGCAGAGGATCCGAACTGAAAAGGATAAGGAGCGCCAGGCCAGACGTGAG GAGGAGAGGCGAAGGAAAGAGGAGGAAGATGCCAAGAAGAAGGCAGAGGAAGACGCCAAGAAGAAGTCAGCTCTGTCTGGTATGGGCTCCAACTACAGCAGCCATCTGCAGAAG GCCGATGCCAAGAAAGGTGGCaagaaacaaacagagagagagaagaagaaaaagatccTGGCTGATAGACGCAAACCACTCAACGTTGACCATCTCAACGAGGACAAACTGAG GGACAAAGCGCAGGAGCTGTTTGAATGGATTAAGACCCTGGAGGCTGAGAAATTTGAGCACATGGAGAGGTTGAAGAGACAGAAGTATGAG GTTACTACACTGCGCAGGAGAGTGGAGGAGCTCAGCAAATT CAGCAAGAAGGGCGCCGCCTCTCGTCGCAGAAAGTAA
- the tnnt3a gene encoding troponin T type 3a (skeletal, fast) isoform X2 produces the protein MSDTEEVEHFEEEKPKFKPSAPKIPDGEKVDFDDIQKKRLNKDTLELQGLIDTHFEQRKKEEQELIALKERMEKRRAERAEQQRIRTEKDKERQARREEERRRKEEEDAKKKAEEDAKKKSALSGMGSNYSSHLQKADAKKGGKKQTEREKKKKILADRRKPLNVDHLNEDKLRDKAQELFEWIKTLEAEKFEHMERLKRQKYEVTTLRRRVEELSKFSKKGAASRRRK, from the exons ATGTCAGACACAGAGGAGGT cgAGCATTTTGAGG AAGAGAAGCCAAAGTTCAA GCCATCAGCACCTAAGATCCCAGATGGAGAAAAAGTGGACTTTGAT GACATTCAGAAGAAACGTCTCAACAAGGATACTCTTGAGCTGCAGGGCCTCATCGATACTCACTTCGAGCAAAGGAAGAAGGAGGAGCAGGAATTGATCGCCCTCAAGGAAAGAATG GAGAAGCGCAGAGCTGAGAGGGCAGAGCAGCAGAGGATCCGAACTGAAAAGGATAAGGAGCGCCAGGCCAGACGTGAG GAGGAGAGGCGAAGGAAAGAGGAGGAAGATGCCAAGAAGAAGGCAGAGGAAGACGCCAAGAAGAAGTCAGCTCTGTCTGGTATGGGCTCCAACTACAGCAGCCATCTGCAGAAG GCCGATGCCAAGAAAGGTGGCaagaaacaaacagagagagagaagaagaaaaagatccTGGCTGATAGACGCAAACCACTCAACGTTGACCATCTCAACGAGGACAAACTGAG GGACAAAGCGCAGGAGCTGTTTGAATGGATTAAGACCCTGGAGGCTGAGAAATTTGAGCACATGGAGAGGTTGAAGAGACAGAAGTATGAG GTTACTACACTGCGCAGGAGAGTGGAGGAGCTCAGCAAATT CAGCAAGAAGGGCGCCGCCTCTCGTCGCAGAAAGTAA